The following coding sequences are from one Streptomyces sp. NBC_00536 window:
- a CDS encoding LLM class flavin-dependent oxidoreductase: MADTGDVVDAADAIHGTVRGSAPVPLSVLDLVTVGAGSTAHASLRTSVDIARLAEARGYHRHWVAEHHSMPGVASSSPAVILAHLAAHTSRIRLGSGGVMLPNHAPLAIAEQFGTLEALAPGRIDLGLGRAPGTDGRTATALRGGGRLDEGAEDFPRQLAELTRFLDDDFPDGHPYARVHAVPGPVQGPAARPPLWLLGSSGFSAALAGQLGLPFAYAHHFSAAGTIPALELYRQSFRPSAVLAEPYALIGVSALAADTEEAARAQVLTGALSMLRLRSGRPGLVPTPQEAAAYSFSSLEREFVDSWLANVVYGTPGAVRDGLDALVKRTGADELMLTATGHSGAARLRSYGLVADAYGMPVEGAGPA; this comes from the coding sequence ATGGCAGACACGGGGGACGTGGTGGACGCGGCGGACGCGATCCACGGAACCGTCCGCGGCTCGGCGCCGGTACCGCTGTCCGTACTGGACCTGGTCACCGTCGGCGCGGGCAGTACGGCCCACGCCTCCCTGCGGACCAGCGTGGACATCGCGAGACTCGCCGAAGCGCGCGGCTACCACCGCCACTGGGTGGCCGAACACCACTCCATGCCCGGGGTCGCCAGCTCCTCCCCGGCCGTGATCCTGGCGCACCTGGCCGCCCACACCTCCCGGATCCGGCTCGGCTCCGGCGGGGTCATGCTCCCCAACCACGCGCCGCTCGCGATCGCCGAGCAGTTCGGCACCCTGGAGGCGCTCGCGCCGGGGCGGATCGACCTGGGCCTCGGCCGCGCGCCCGGCACCGACGGGCGCACCGCCACGGCACTGCGCGGCGGCGGCCGGCTCGACGAAGGCGCCGAGGACTTCCCGCGCCAGCTCGCGGAGCTGACCCGCTTCCTCGACGACGACTTCCCCGACGGGCACCCCTACGCCCGGGTGCACGCCGTACCCGGTCCGGTGCAGGGCCCGGCCGCGCGGCCGCCGCTGTGGCTGCTGGGCTCCTCCGGTTTCAGCGCGGCCCTCGCCGGACAGCTCGGTCTGCCCTTCGCCTACGCCCACCACTTCTCGGCGGCGGGCACGATCCCCGCGCTGGAGCTGTACCGGCAGAGCTTCCGTCCCTCGGCGGTGCTCGCCGAGCCGTACGCGCTGATCGGGGTGTCGGCGCTCGCCGCCGACACCGAGGAGGCCGCCCGGGCGCAGGTGCTCACCGGGGCGCTGTCGATGCTGCGGCTGCGCAGCGGCCGGCCGGGGCTGGTGCCGACGCCGCAGGAGGCGGCGGCGTACTCCTTCAGCTCCCTGGAGCGGGAGTTCGTCGACAGCTGGCTCGCGAACGTCGTGTACGGGACCCCCGGCGCGGTGCGCGACGGGCTGGACGCCCTGGTGAAGCGGACGGGCGCGGACGAGCTGATGCTGACCGCGACCGGGCACAGCGGCGCCGCCCGGCTGCGCTCGTACGGGCTCGTCGCAGATGCGTACGGGATGCCCGTGGAGGGCGCCGGACCTGCCTGA
- a CDS encoding SPFH domain-containing protein, whose protein sequence is MYPTRTTSTTGTMRIPPTPPPAPPRAEGRWTMPPAAPHAAHPPAEPSPQADPLAPDPRSPAAYAVGSVTPAPEAPRPVRVPEPSTPEADGIADRPAWAEAAVRSAAAAAPQADAHRPAWAAKPYRHDFASEPEVLTGASAPEAHGHAHAAMADPGRARPATTTAPWPHPEPGDPTRGEVPAARGVTDIETEPTPEAEADPGTDPGPIPSPPNPAPPAFEAPPEAVPAGLGPAPTGGYPRPAMAVLGGPVSGLGPGTGPGPDPAPPAFEAPPEAGPGSGFDPVPVGGSPRPVPAAFGGSGAGANSAPPAFEAPPEAGPGPGLDPAPATPAPAPGVWPPAPGSRREAPRPGVALVVAQAVARGMEEDTQDLPRVNLPAPGAGESATAVPTGLPFQGEGMGEGPGVTRPAPRPRPKTAPPTPGRRVPRGDDRLRERHGPVLPGSVGLLVGGLALAGCAAVLWRAGALPAALVEGFGVTPRAYQGLRAYQWPPLAFLGIVALFALGGLGRGRTGHAWVLTLFGRYRGTVRRTGLLWVSPLLLRRRVDVRLRHWRSEPLPAVDSGGLALQVVVQVVWQIKDTARAALAVEDHIDYLAEQVESAMARVLSQLPADAFHEDAPTLRDAEAVGDALTRMLAAETEAVGIEVYSAQPTRIEYAPEVAAAMRRRRVAAIDAKHRDSVLTSVVDAVDDTVNRLTSRGLVELDDYERKALVKDLTVAFYTGRPE, encoded by the coding sequence ATGTACCCCACGCGTACGACGTCCACGACGGGCACGATGCGGATCCCCCCGACCCCGCCCCCCGCCCCGCCCCGCGCCGAGGGCCGCTGGACGATGCCCCCCGCAGCCCCCCACGCCGCACACCCCCCGGCGGAGCCGTCCCCCCAGGCCGACCCGCTCGCGCCGGATCCCCGGTCCCCGGCGGCGTACGCGGTCGGTTCGGTGACGCCCGCGCCGGAGGCCCCCCGCCCGGTACGGGTCCCGGAGCCGTCCACCCCGGAGGCGGACGGGATCGCCGACCGTCCGGCGTGGGCGGAGGCGGCCGTTCGTTCCGCCGCCGCCGCCGCGCCGCAGGCGGATGCCCACCGTCCGGCGTGGGCCGCGAAGCCGTACCGGCACGACTTCGCGAGCGAGCCCGAGGTCCTCACCGGAGCCTCCGCGCCGGAGGCGCACGGGCACGCCCACGCGGCCATGGCCGACCCCGGGCGCGCCCGCCCCGCGACGACCACCGCCCCCTGGCCGCACCCGGAACCCGGCGACCCGACCAGAGGCGAAGTCCCCGCCGCCCGCGGCGTAACCGACATCGAGACGGAGCCAACCCCCGAAGCCGAAGCCGACCCGGGCACCGACCCAGGTCCGATCCCATCCCCGCCCAATCCAGCCCCGCCGGCGTTTGAGGCGCCGCCGGAGGCCGTGCCCGCAGGGCTCGGTCCGGCACCCACGGGCGGGTATCCGCGCCCCGCGATGGCCGTTCTCGGTGGCCCGGTATCCGGGCTCGGTCCCGGCACCGGCCCAGGGCCCGATCCAGCCCCGCCGGCGTTTGAGGCGCCGCCGGAGGCCGGACCGGGGTCAGGGTTCGATCCGGTCCCCGTGGGCGGCAGCCCGCGCCCCGTGCCGGCCGCTTTCGGTGGCTCCGGTGCAGGGGCGAATTCAGCCCCGCCGGCGTTTGAGGCGCCGCCGGAGGCCGGACCCGGGCCAGGGCTCGACCCGGCCCCCGCGACGCCCGCCCCCGCCCCCGGCGTATGGCCGCCCGCCCCCGGGAGCCGCCGCGAGGCGCCCCGCCCCGGGGTCGCGCTCGTGGTCGCGCAGGCCGTCGCCCGGGGCATGGAGGAAGACACCCAGGACCTGCCCCGGGTGAACCTCCCCGCCCCGGGAGCGGGGGAGTCGGCCACCGCGGTGCCGACGGGCCTGCCCTTCCAGGGCGAGGGGATGGGCGAGGGGCCCGGGGTCACGCGCCCCGCACCCCGCCCGCGCCCCAAGACGGCGCCCCCCACCCCCGGCCGCCGCGTCCCCCGCGGGGACGACCGGCTGCGCGAGCGCCACGGCCCCGTCCTGCCCGGCTCGGTCGGCCTGCTCGTCGGCGGCCTCGCCCTCGCGGGGTGCGCCGCGGTGCTCTGGCGGGCCGGGGCGCTGCCCGCCGCGCTGGTGGAGGGTTTCGGCGTCACGCCCCGCGCGTACCAGGGGCTGCGCGCCTACCAGTGGCCCCCGCTCGCCTTCCTCGGCATCGTCGCCTTGTTCGCCCTCGGCGGCCTCGGCCGGGGCCGTACCGGGCACGCCTGGGTGCTGACCCTCTTCGGCCGCTACCGCGGCACGGTCCGCCGGACCGGTCTGCTGTGGGTCAGCCCACTGCTGCTGCGCCGCCGTGTCGACGTACGCCTGCGGCACTGGCGCAGTGAACCGCTGCCCGCCGTGGACTCGGGCGGTCTGGCCCTCCAGGTCGTCGTGCAGGTGGTCTGGCAGATCAAGGACACGGCCCGCGCCGCGCTGGCCGTCGAGGACCACATCGACTACCTCGCCGAGCAGGTGGAGTCCGCCATGGCGCGGGTGCTCTCGCAGCTCCCGGCCGACGCGTTCCACGAGGACGCCCCGACCCTGCGCGACGCGGAGGCGGTCGGGGACGCGCTGACCCGGATGCTGGCGGCCGAGACCGAGGCGGTGGGCATCGAGGTGTACTCGGCGCAGCCGACCCGGATCGAGTACGCCCCGGAGGTCGCGGCGGCGATGCGCCGCCGCCGGGTCGCGGCGATCGACGCGAAGCACCGGGACAGCGTGCTGACCTCTGTGGTGGACGCGGTGGACGACACCGTCAACCGGCTGACCTCCCGCGGACTGGTCGAGCTGGACGACTACGAGCGCAAGGCGCTGGTGAAGGACCTGACGGTGGCCTTCTACACGGGCCGCCCGGAGTAA
- a CDS encoding AMP-binding protein, with protein MRTTTTPATTPTATPGTVAELVARPWGDHRPGLRYGDTVLSHHRTVQESAARAALLVDLLPPGAPPHVGVLLDNTPEFPFWLGAAALAGAAVAGINPTRRGPELARDILHTDCRILVTERAHLPLLAGLDLPGVRILVTDDDGAYAALLAPYAGAKPGDATLRPAGPGPGDRLLLYFTSGSTGAPKAAICTQGRLAAAGAALVRQFSVTPEDVHYICMPMFHGNAVIADWLPALAGGASVALSRRFSASAFLDDVRAYGATYFTYVGRAVQYLLATEPRPDDRDHPLRLGFGTEAGAVDAARFAERFGVRLVEGYGATEGGASVQRTPDTPAGALGRAGSGDDLAVIDPETGTECPPAVFGAGGRLTNGAEAIGELVNRGRSLFEGYWRNPDAEAARTRDGWYWTGDLFFRDAAGFLYFAGRTDDRLRVDSENLAAAMIENILARWEAAAAVAVYAVPDEVAGDQVMAALALRPGAVFDPAAFAAFLAAQPDLGTKMAPRYIRVVSAMPVTATNKVHRVGLRRAGFLTPDPVWWRPATAAGYRPLTPADVSALLESYTAQSRADLLDR; from the coding sequence ATGCGGACGACGACGACACCGGCGACGACGCCGACAGCGACACCCGGCACCGTCGCGGAACTCGTGGCGCGCCCCTGGGGCGACCACCGGCCCGGGCTGAGGTACGGCGACACCGTCCTCAGCCACCACCGGACGGTCCAGGAGAGCGCCGCGCGCGCCGCGCTGCTCGTCGACCTGCTGCCCCCGGGCGCGCCGCCGCACGTGGGGGTGCTGCTCGACAACACGCCCGAGTTCCCGTTCTGGCTCGGCGCGGCGGCCCTGGCCGGGGCCGCCGTCGCCGGGATCAACCCCACCCGGCGCGGCCCCGAGCTGGCCCGCGACATCCTGCACACCGACTGCCGGATCCTGGTCACCGAGCGCGCCCACCTGCCGCTCCTCGCCGGGCTGGACCTGCCCGGCGTACGGATCCTGGTGACCGACGACGACGGCGCGTACGCCGCCCTGCTCGCCCCCTACGCGGGCGCGAAGCCGGGTGACGCCACGCTGCGCCCCGCCGGTCCCGGCCCCGGCGACCGGCTGCTCCTCTACTTCACCTCCGGCTCCACCGGCGCCCCCAAGGCCGCGATCTGCACCCAGGGACGGCTCGCCGCCGCCGGGGCGGCCCTGGTGCGCCAGTTCTCGGTCACCCCGGAGGACGTCCACTACATCTGCATGCCGATGTTCCACGGCAACGCCGTCATCGCCGACTGGCTCCCGGCCCTGGCGGGCGGCGCCTCGGTGGCGCTGAGCCGCCGCTTCTCGGCCTCCGCGTTCCTGGACGACGTACGGGCGTACGGGGCGACGTACTTCACCTATGTCGGGAGGGCCGTCCAGTACCTCCTGGCCACCGAGCCGCGCCCCGACGACCGGGACCATCCGCTGCGGCTCGGCTTCGGCACCGAGGCCGGGGCGGTGGACGCGGCCCGCTTCGCCGAGCGGTTCGGGGTCCGCCTCGTCGAGGGCTACGGCGCCACCGAGGGCGGCGCCTCCGTGCAGCGCACCCCGGACACCCCGGCGGGCGCCCTGGGCCGGGCCGGTTCCGGGGACGACCTGGCCGTCATCGACCCGGAGACGGGCACCGAGTGCCCGCCCGCGGTCTTCGGCGCCGGCGGGCGGCTGACGAACGGCGCCGAGGCCATCGGGGAACTGGTCAACCGGGGGCGCAGCCTCTTCGAGGGGTACTGGCGCAACCCGGACGCGGAAGCCGCCCGTACCCGGGACGGCTGGTACTGGACGGGGGACCTCTTCTTCCGCGACGCGGCGGGCTTCCTCTACTTCGCGGGGCGCACGGACGACCGGCTGCGGGTCGACAGCGAGAACCTGGCCGCCGCGATGATCGAGAACATCCTGGCCCGGTGGGAGGCCGCGGCGGCGGTCGCGGTCTACGCGGTGCCGGACGAGGTGGCCGGGGACCAGGTGATGGCGGCCCTCGCGCTGCGGCCGGGGGCGGTCTTCGATCCGGCGGCGTTCGCGGCGTTCCTCGCCGCGCAGCCGGACCTGGGCACGAAGATGGCGCCGCGCTACATACGGGTGGTTTCGGCCATGCCCGTGACGGCGACGAACAAGGTGCATCGGGTGGGCCTGCGACGGGCGGGATTCCTCACCCCGGACCCGGTCTGGTGGCGCCCGGCTACCGCCGCGGGCTACCGCCCGCTGACTCCGGCGGACGTGTCCGCCCTCCTGGAGTCGTATACGGCCCAGTCCCGGGCGGACCTGCTGGACCGCTGA
- a CDS encoding HAD-IIA family hydrolase — translation MAERKPIESWLTDMDGVLIHEGIPIPGADAFIKRLRESGKPFLVLTNNSIYTPRDLQARLQRMGLDVPVENIWTSALATAKFLDDQRPGGTAYVIGEAGLTTALHDIGYILTDHEPDYVVLGETRTYSFEAMTKAVRLINAGARFICTNPDETGPSAEGPLPATGAVAALITKATGKKPYFAGKPNPLMMRTGLNAIGAHSETSAMIGDRMDTDVLAGLEAGMQTFLVLTGLTSEADTEKFPYRPTKTVPSIADLVDLV, via the coding sequence GTGGCAGAGCGCAAGCCGATCGAATCCTGGCTCACCGACATGGACGGGGTCCTCATCCACGAGGGCATTCCGATCCCCGGCGCCGATGCCTTCATCAAGCGGCTGCGCGAGTCGGGCAAGCCCTTCCTGGTCCTGACCAACAACTCCATCTACACCCCGCGCGACCTCCAGGCCCGCCTCCAGCGAATGGGCCTCGACGTCCCCGTCGAGAACATCTGGACCTCGGCCCTGGCCACCGCGAAGTTCCTCGACGACCAGCGCCCCGGCGGCACGGCGTACGTCATCGGCGAGGCCGGGCTCACCACCGCCCTGCACGACATCGGTTACATCCTGACCGACCACGAGCCGGACTACGTGGTGCTGGGCGAGACCCGGACGTACAGCTTCGAGGCCATGACCAAGGCCGTCCGCCTGATCAACGCGGGCGCCCGCTTCATCTGCACCAACCCGGACGAGACCGGCCCCTCCGCCGAGGGCCCGCTGCCCGCCACCGGCGCCGTCGCCGCGCTGATCACCAAGGCCACGGGCAAGAAGCCGTACTTCGCGGGCAAGCCGAACCCGCTGATGATGCGCACCGGCCTGAACGCCATCGGCGCGCACTCCGAGACCAGCGCGATGATCGGCGACCGGATGGACACCGACGTACTGGCGGGGCTGGAGGCGGGGATGCAGACGTTCCTCGTGCTGACCGGCCTGACCTCCGAGGCGGACACCGAGAAGTTCCCGTACCGCCCCACCAAGACGGTCCCCTCGATCGCGGACCTGGTCGACCTCGTCTGA
- a CDS encoding class F sortase has translation MTAEPKASGGGRLLTAAAWTVLVLGLWLWGREITGVPGGPYAQPGLMAAPGLPAAHAPLPAPATPGPPQRVDVPSIGIQAPVITRSLDAEGAITPPPYDQPGTVGWWSGGVQPGAAGAALLVGHVDTESKPAVFYGLSSAQPGGKVRVLRADGMAAEFTIDDIQVHERASFDPHKAYGPKVPGRAELRLVTCGGSYDKAAKRYSANVVVSAYLTAIVKPEPAGATSPSPSSHPSTTASG, from the coding sequence GTGACGGCGGAGCCGAAGGCCTCCGGCGGCGGGCGGCTGCTGACCGCCGCCGCCTGGACGGTCCTGGTGCTGGGCCTGTGGCTGTGGGGCCGCGAGATCACCGGGGTCCCCGGGGGTCCGTACGCCCAGCCGGGACTGATGGCCGCCCCCGGCCTGCCCGCCGCGCACGCCCCGCTCCCGGCGCCCGCCACGCCCGGTCCGCCGCAGCGCGTCGACGTGCCCTCCATAGGCATCCAGGCCCCGGTGATCACCCGGAGCCTGGACGCCGAGGGGGCGATCACACCGCCGCCCTACGACCAGCCGGGCACGGTGGGCTGGTGGTCGGGCGGCGTCCAGCCGGGCGCCGCGGGCGCCGCGCTGCTGGTCGGCCACGTGGACACCGAGTCCAAGCCGGCCGTGTTCTACGGGCTCAGCTCGGCCCAGCCGGGCGGCAAGGTGCGGGTGCTGCGCGCGGACGGGATGGCCGCCGAGTTCACCATCGACGACATCCAGGTCCACGAGCGGGCCTCCTTCGACCCGCACAAGGCCTACGGGCCGAAGGTGCCGGGCCGGGCGGAACTGCGGCTGGTGACCTGCGGGGGTTCGTACGACAAGGCGGCGAAGCGGTACTCGGCGAACGTGGTGGTGTCGGCGTACCTGACGGCCATCGTGAAACCGGAGCCGGCCGGCGCGACCTCGCCGTCACCGTCGTCGCATCCGTCCACCACGGCGAGCGGATGA
- a CDS encoding lytic polysaccharide monooxygenase auxiliary activity family 9 protein, whose translation MPRRAGAAALGLGMIVGISVLSAPTASSHGYTDTPISRQKLCANKTVADCGPIQWEPQSVEGLKGFPAAGPADGRICSGNHTEFAQLDDPRGGTWPTTKVTSGAPYDFRWQFTANHSTTDFRYYVTKTGWDPAKPLTRASLDPQPFLTVAYNGARPDMTTVHHGTLPSGKSGRHMILAVWTVNDTANAFYSCSDVQF comes from the coding sequence ATGCCCAGACGGGCCGGCGCCGCCGCGCTCGGTCTCGGCATGATCGTCGGCATCTCCGTGCTCAGCGCCCCCACCGCGAGCAGCCACGGGTACACCGACACCCCCATCAGCCGCCAGAAGCTCTGCGCCAACAAGACCGTCGCCGACTGCGGCCCCATCCAGTGGGAGCCGCAGAGCGTCGAGGGCCTCAAGGGCTTCCCGGCGGCCGGTCCCGCCGACGGCCGGATATGTTCCGGCAACCACACCGAGTTCGCGCAGCTCGACGACCCGCGCGGCGGTACCTGGCCGACGACCAAGGTCACCAGTGGCGCGCCCTACGACTTCCGGTGGCAGTTCACGGCGAACCACTCGACCACGGACTTCCGCTACTACGTCACGAAGACCGGGTGGGACCCGGCCAAGCCGCTGACCCGGGCCTCGCTCGACCCGCAGCCCTTCCTCACGGTCGCCTACAACGGCGCCCGGCCCGACATGACCACCGTCCACCACGGCACGCTGCCGAGCGGCAAGTCGGGCCGGCACATGATCCTGGCGGTGTGGACCGTCAACGACACCGCCAACGCCTTCTACTCGTGCTCTGACGTTCAGTTCTGA
- a CDS encoding IclR family transcriptional regulator: MALKPEPTAPFHSVQYALRVLETIARHTGGVTDVQIARETGLPAAHLTPMLLMLRREGYVLQVSDGAYAIGDSLVLLGSGVDRQQALQDKLQETLDRLRDSVGAAVYISRYVDGEVRITQFADSPRTPKVHEWVDFRSAAHASAVGKCLLTQLDQNGRRDHLSRHKIARLTSKTITNEQILFSKLDSQPATVPVLDLQEYAVGTVCAAVPITAGSAVGCLALSMPVEHAHRLRAAADALNRKAAPLLLSLTL, from the coding sequence GTGGCGCTGAAGCCCGAGCCGACCGCGCCGTTCCACTCGGTGCAGTACGCCCTGCGCGTACTCGAAACGATCGCACGGCACACCGGTGGTGTGACGGACGTCCAGATCGCCCGTGAGACGGGGCTGCCCGCGGCCCACCTCACTCCCATGCTCCTCATGCTGCGGCGAGAGGGGTATGTCCTGCAGGTGTCCGACGGCGCCTACGCGATAGGTGACTCGCTCGTCCTCCTGGGCTCCGGCGTCGACCGGCAGCAGGCGTTGCAGGACAAGCTCCAGGAGACCCTGGACCGCCTGCGCGACTCGGTGGGGGCGGCGGTCTACATCAGCCGGTACGTGGACGGGGAAGTCAGGATCACGCAGTTCGCGGACAGTCCCCGCACCCCCAAGGTGCACGAGTGGGTCGACTTCCGCTCCGCCGCCCACGCCAGCGCGGTCGGCAAGTGCCTGCTGACGCAGCTGGACCAGAACGGCCGCCGCGACCACCTGTCGCGCCACAAGATCGCCCGGCTGACGTCGAAGACGATCACGAACGAGCAGATCCTGTTCTCCAAGCTGGACAGCCAGCCGGCCACGGTGCCGGTGCTGGACTTGCAGGAATACGCGGTGGGCACGGTGTGCGCGGCGGTTCCGATCACCGCGGGATCGGCCGTGGGCTGCCTGGCCCTGTCGATGCCGGTGGAACACGCGCACCGGCTGCGGGCCGCGGCGGACGCCCTGAACCGCAAGGCCGCGCCGCTGCTGCTGTCGCTCACGCTGTAG
- a CDS encoding alkaline phosphatase family protein — protein sequence MSPVLPGRALAVAATAAALLAAAAQTAPAAPAAAAAPAATVNKVLVIGIDGTVLDRVKVADAPNLNGLMAQGLTARSTLYANPMAATSSGPGWSTIATGVWPDKHGVKDNSFTGKNYTAYPDFLTRAENANPALNTYAAADWEPITSTDQNGPIFSAKVDKRLSLKGDRDGYGSEDPKIAAAASAELRDQNPDAAFVYFGEIDHAGHAAGAASQEYLDTIGRVDKLIGQLLTAVQARPTYGQENWKILVTTDHGHTDAGGHGGSTIQERGTFVIAKGAGIPAGSVRSDVRLVDVAATALQQVGVSTAGLDGVPLNAPDSDPFDTLRPALQARVDETGIPAGVKGFTHTPPAGWSVDNSKMGTGGVTEWAGWAFTTDEFWSQSQRDQWRELNVRSRDVFAVADSDEWDDKSHTGTFDSTLITPKWAVTGGTTKTLAFQTHYRHEAGQSAQVLVSYNGGAPAVVKNYTADAVAKSEAISLQVPAGATDVQVRFRYSGTNNWYWTVDNVTLG from the coding sequence GTGTCCCCTGTCCTGCCCGGACGCGCCCTCGCCGTGGCGGCCACCGCCGCGGCCCTGCTCGCCGCCGCCGCCCAGACCGCACCGGCGGCCCCGGCTGCCGCCGCAGCCCCGGCGGCCACCGTCAACAAGGTCCTGGTCATCGGGATCGACGGCACCGTCCTCGACCGCGTCAAGGTCGCCGACGCCCCCAACCTCAACGGCCTGATGGCCCAGGGTCTGACCGCACGCAGCACCCTGTACGCGAACCCGATGGCCGCCACCTCCTCCGGCCCCGGCTGGTCCACCATCGCCACCGGCGTCTGGCCCGACAAGCACGGCGTGAAGGACAACTCCTTCACCGGCAAGAACTACACGGCCTACCCGGACTTCCTCACCCGCGCCGAGAACGCCAACCCGGCGCTCAACACCTACGCGGCCGCCGACTGGGAGCCCATCACCTCCACCGACCAGAACGGCCCGATCTTCTCGGCCAAGGTGGACAAGCGCCTCTCCCTCAAGGGCGACCGCGACGGCTACGGCAGCGAGGACCCGAAGATCGCCGCCGCGGCCTCCGCCGAACTGCGCGACCAGAACCCGGACGCCGCCTTCGTCTACTTCGGCGAGATCGACCACGCGGGCCACGCCGCCGGCGCCGCCAGCCAGGAGTACCTGGACACCATCGGCCGCGTCGACAAGCTCATCGGCCAGCTCCTCACCGCCGTCCAGGCCCGCCCGACGTACGGCCAGGAGAACTGGAAGATCCTGGTCACCACCGACCACGGGCACACCGACGCGGGCGGCCACGGCGGCTCCACCATCCAGGAGCGCGGCACCTTCGTCATCGCCAAGGGCGCGGGCATTCCCGCCGGTTCGGTCCGCAGCGACGTACGCCTCGTCGACGTCGCGGCCACCGCGCTCCAGCAGGTCGGCGTCTCCACCGCCGGACTGGACGGCGTACCGCTGAACGCCCCCGACAGCGACCCCTTCGACACCCTGCGCCCCGCCCTGCAGGCCCGCGTGGACGAGACGGGCATCCCGGCCGGAGTGAAGGGCTTCACGCACACCCCGCCCGCGGGCTGGTCCGTGGACAACTCCAAGATGGGCACGGGCGGTGTCACCGAATGGGCCGGATGGGCCTTCACCACCGACGAGTTCTGGAGCCAGTCCCAGCGCGACCAGTGGCGCGAGCTGAACGTCCGCTCGCGTGACGTCTTCGCCGTCGCCGACTCCGACGAGTGGGACGACAAGAGCCACACCGGCACCTTCGACTCCACCCTCATCACCCCCAAGTGGGCGGTGACCGGCGGCACCACGAAGACCCTCGCCTTCCAGACGCACTACCGCCACGAGGCCGGGCAGAGCGCCCAAGTCCTCGTCTCCTACAACGGCGGCGCCCCGGCCGTGGTCAAGAACTACACCGCGGACGCCGTCGCCAAGAGCGAGGCCATCTCCCTCCAGGTCCCGGCGGGCGCCACCGACGTCCAGGTCCGCTTCCGCTACAGCGGCACCAACAACTGGTACTGGACCGTCGACAACGTGACCCTCGGCTGA
- a CDS encoding peptidoglycan-binding protein, with product MTMPLFEEYDPGYDCACPGCAQHRRALARARAIPLRDGGHPAARGARRALVLATAAGVVLGGGGGTAVAVANPEPVPGPLTPGSPQGGRAPLHGPSRTPPAGPPAVRRQIDRATIINRAKLWLDAKVPYSMELYWTDGYRQDCSGYVSMVWNLGTNEWTGSLDKFATLITKDELLPGDMLLFHNPADPNQGSHVTLFGGWVDETRTHYIAYEQTRPYTRKQATPYGYWNNATKYLPYRFNGLPGGTLPAVPPATPVTVPAPEPDADVVYPGAAKFGPGANNEYVARLGRMLSARGGARFYPQGTGSLWTDSDRLATEAFQRAQGWTGEDADGLPGPATWQLLVQKQGKDIPPAPTGAAGPPSAGASGYPGLAAFRPGASGPAVTALGRQLTKKGFGKYYTTGPGPRWGEADRRAVEAFQRAQGWRGASADGYPGPETWRRLFA from the coding sequence ATGACGATGCCGCTCTTCGAGGAGTACGACCCCGGGTACGACTGCGCGTGCCCGGGCTGCGCCCAGCACCGCCGCGCCCTGGCCCGCGCCCGGGCCATACCGCTGCGGGACGGCGGACACCCGGCCGCGCGCGGAGCCCGGCGCGCGCTGGTACTGGCCACCGCCGCGGGCGTGGTGCTCGGCGGGGGCGGTGGCACCGCGGTGGCGGTCGCCAACCCCGAGCCCGTACCGGGGCCGCTCACGCCCGGCAGCCCCCAGGGCGGCCGGGCCCCGCTGCACGGCCCCTCGCGCACGCCCCCGGCCGGGCCGCCGGCCGTACGGCGCCAGATCGACCGCGCGACGATCATCAACCGGGCCAAGCTGTGGCTGGACGCGAAGGTCCCGTACAGCATGGAGCTGTACTGGACCGACGGCTACCGCCAGGACTGCTCCGGCTACGTCTCCATGGTCTGGAACCTGGGGACGAACGAATGGACCGGGAGCCTCGACAAGTTCGCCACCCTGATCACCAAGGACGAACTGCTGCCGGGGGACATGCTGCTCTTCCACAACCCGGCCGACCCGAACCAGGGCTCGCACGTCACCCTCTTCGGCGGCTGGGTGGACGAGACCCGCACGCACTACATCGCCTACGAGCAGACGCGCCCGTACACGCGCAAGCAGGCCACGCCCTACGGCTACTGGAACAACGCGACGAAGTACCTGCCGTACCGCTTCAACGGGCTCCCCGGAGGAACCCTCCCCGCCGTCCCTCCGGCGACACCGGTGACCGTGCCCGCCCCCGAGCCGGACGCCGACGTGGTCTACCCGGGGGCGGCGAAGTTCGGTCCGGGCGCGAACAACGAGTACGTCGCCCGGCTCGGCCGGATGCTCAGCGCGCGCGGCGGCGCGCGGTTCTACCCCCAGGGGACCGGCTCCCTGTGGACGGACTCCGACCGGCTGGCCACCGAGGCCTTCCAGCGGGCCCAGGGGTGGACCGGCGAGGACGCGGACGGCCTGCCGGGGCCCGCCACCTGGCAGCTCCTGGTCCAGAAGCAGGGCAAGGACATCCCGCCGGCCCCGACCGGCGCGGCGGGGCCGCCGTCGGCGGGGGCGTCGGGGTACCCGGGGCTCGCGGCGTTCCGCCCCGGCGCGTCCGGCCCGGCGGTCACGGCCCTCGGGCGGCAGCTGACGAAGAAGGGCTTCGGCAAGTACTACACGACCGGCCCGGGCCCCCGGTGGGGCGAGGCCGACCGCCGCGCCGTCGAGGCGTTCCAGCGCGCGCAGGGCTGGCGCGGAGCCTCGGCCGACGGCTATCCGGGCCCGGAAACCTGGCGCCGGCTGTTCGCATGA